AGATGGCATTTCGCAGGGTGCCGCGGCGGAACACGTCGGCGAAAGGCGTCAGGTCGACGCGCCCCGCCTGGAGGAGACTCTTGGAGAGAATCGCTCCAAGCGGGTACGCGAAGAAGTAGCCAAGGAAGACGAGAGGGAGTACGACGAGGATGACGCCGCCGACACGCTCTCGTAGTCTGGCCGGGGTTCTCACTTTCGTAGGATCTCCGTCCACTCCTCGATCCAGCGTTCCCTGTTCTGTTCGATGAGGGCCGGGTCCAGCGACTCCGGGTGCTCGGGCAGTGTCGTGAATTCGATGAACTCGGGTGGCAGCTCGGCTTGGGAGTTCGCGGGGAAGACGAACATGTTCAGGGGGATGTCCTCCTGGAACTCTTTCGAGAGCATGAAGTCGATGAGTTTCCGGGCGGCGTCCGGATGTTCGGTGCCCGCGAGGATCCCTGCGAACTCGATCTGACGGAAGCACCCGTCGGTGATGACGCCTGTCGGCGCGCTGGTGAGCGGAGTCTCGGAGAAGATCACCTCTGCCGGCGGAGACGACGCGTAGGAGACGACCAGGGGCCGTATCCCATCCGACGCGGCGGAGAAGTCCGAGTAGTAGGCCTCCGTCCATCCGCTGTCGACCTTGACTCCGTTTGCGGCCAAGTCCGCCCAGAAGTCCTTCCAGGTGTAGTCGCCCTCCTCGCCGAACTCGGCGATCGTTGCCAGCAGAAACGCCAGGCCGGGTGACGACGTCGCCGGATCTTCGACGACGAGCATGTCTCGATAGGCCGGGTCGGTCAGGTCGAGAAGTGAAGTCGGGACCGGGACATCTCCTGTGAACGCCGCCTTGTCGTAATTGATGCAGACGTCGCCGAAGTCGATCGGTGTGACGTAGTGCTCGGGGTCGAGTTGGAGTGCCTTGGGCACCGTTGCCAGGCCCGGCGACTCATACGGATCGAAGATACCTTCCGACAAGGCCCTGGAGAGGAACGTGTTGTCGATACCGAACATCACGTCTGCGATCGGGTTGTCCTTCGTGAGGATCGTCTGATTGAGCATCGTCCCGGCATCGTCCGACCGCAACAGCTTGACGTTGATGCCGGTCTGGGAGGTGAAGTCTGCGAGGACATTGTCCGAGACGGCAAACGCATCGTGGGTGAGCAGGACGATTTCGACGGGTTGGGTGGTCGTTGTCGTGGGTTGGGTGGTGGTCTCTCCGGGTTGGGCGGTGGTCTCGCTTGTTGTCGTACTCGTTTCCTTCGGTGCCGATCCTGTCGGGCTACATGCCGCGACGATCAGGGTCAGTGCAATGACAAGCCCGCCGAGACGACGGACCTCTGGTGTTCTACGCATGGTGCCTCCTTTGTGTTCGGAGGCCAGGCTGAGACAGCTTCCTACGCCGGCATTATCCGGTCAGGTTCCAACGGTCGGAGGCTCCAAGCCTCCTTCTCAGCCCGGTCAAACCGAGCTCCCGTGCGATGTCGATTGTAGCGGAACCGGCGGGAGGGACGCGACCCCGACAAATCCTCCCGTTCTCGTGACGGTTGGGCGGGACTATTCCGGTGAACCGTCACGAGAACGGGAGGGGGGTGCTCGTGTTCGGTCAGGTCCTGTCGGCGGCGCCTCCAACGAGTAGGGCTACTCCCAGGGCGATCACGGCCGCCGGCAACAGGTAGCCCGAAGGGACGTCCCAAACTCCTGCGGCTTCGAGAAGGAAGACGACTCCGACGATGACGAAGAACACTCCGGCGGTGATGGAACCTTTCATCGTGATACTCCGATCTGCCCGGCGAAGGCGGAGACGTTCAATACCAGGGTCCGGTCGCTGTCTCCCGACGACGTCTTGTCGAGGCCCACACCCACACCCGACCGCTGCTCACCGAACGCGTTGATCTCTCCGAACAGCGTGTTGGCGTTCACCTCGACGGTGGCGTCACTCGGGACGCGAATCTCGATCTCTCCGGCGAACACGCTGATGTCGATCTTGGTGGTTCCGGACGGCAGGTCGAGATCACGCAGGTCGAGGGTGAGGCTGCCGGCGAACATGGAGGTGTCCTTGAGGTCGGTCATGCTGGTTATCCGTTCGTGTCGATCGCCCACCGCGCTCGTGGTCGTGTCGACGTTGACCGCCCTGCCTCCGCCTGCCACGAGTATGAGCGTCAGGATCACGCCGAGAGCGATCAGACCGCCGTGCCTTCGCCCCTTGGCGTCGGCGATGAGCGCCAGACCGACGACGATGAGGATGGCGGGGAGGATCCAGTCCCAGGCCAGGTGGTCGATCAATCCTGCCGCCTGGAAGAACCATCCGAGCCCGATCAGCAGGATGATCAGGCCAAGGATGAGTCGCCCGGCGCGACCGTTCATCGCCTGCCTCCTATGATCACCGCCAGACCGATGATGATCACGGTTGCCGGCAGGATGAACTTGCCGAGGCTCGGGACGATACGGTCGAGGATCATGAATCCGCCGATGACGATCAGCGCGGCGCCGATCAGCACGGTTGCGTTGCTTGCCTGTCCGGTCGCAGGTCCGACGTTGTCGCCGGGTCGTTCCATCGGCATGGCGACCCATCCGATCAGATAGATCAGAAAACCGGATCCGCCTGCGACGAGCAGGACGAGCAGGATGATCCGAATGATCACCGAGTCGATGCCCAGGTAGCGGCCCAGCCCGCCTGCAACCCCTGCGATGACCTTGTCGTTTGCGCTCCGTCGCAGGACCTTCGGCGCGCTCGCCGGCTCCGAGCCCTCATGTGTGGTCATATGTTCCCTCCTGGCGTCGATTCCAACCTACCCGAGTCCGCACGAACCTTTTCCCCGTTCTCGTGACGCTCGGCCGGGACTATTCCCATGAAGCGTCACGAGAACGGTCTACCAGCGGATCAGCATCGATGCCCACGTGAAGCCGCTGCCGAAGGACGCCGATGCCACCAGCATCCCCGGCTGGAGAACTCCGATCTTCTCGGCCTCGTGAAGTCCGATCGGGATCGTCGCGGCGGTCGTATTGGCGAAGCGGTCGATTGTGTTGAACACCTTCTCCTCGGGAATCCCCATGCGCTGTGCGACGGCCTCGTTGATCCGGAGGTTGGCCTGGTGGAAGACGAAGAGGTCGACGTCTTCGAGAGCGACTCCGTTGGCTTCGATGGTCTCGATGATCGCTTCCGGCATGCGCTTGATCGCGTTGACGTACACCTTGCGGCCGTTCATTTTCGGGTAGATGAGACCTTGGTCGATGATCTCGTGGGTGACCATGCGGCCGCCGACTGCCATTCCGGGGGCTTCGACCCACAACTCTTCGGCAAACCTGCCGTCGGCGTGCAGATGCGTGGAGAAGACATGCGCATCGACCGCAGGGTCCTGGACGTCGGTGGCCTCCATGACGATCGCTCCGGCGCCATCCCCGAAAAGCACGGCGACATCGCGCCCCTCGGTGCTGATGTCGAGGCCTTTGGAGTGAATCTCGGCGCCAACGACGAGAACCTGGCGCGCCGATCCGGTGCGGATGTACTGGTCGGCCATCGAGGCGGCGTAGATGAATCCGGTGCACTGCTGGCGGACGTCGATCGCAGGGATGTCGGAGATTCCCAGCTTGCGCTGGAGGAATACGCCACTGCCGGGGAAGAAATGATCCGGACTGATGGTCGCGAAGAAGATCATGTCCAGGTCCTCGGGGCCGATTCCTGCCGACGCGAGGGCCTGGTCGGACGCTTGCAGAGCCAGATCGGAGGTGGTCGTGGCGCCTTCCACCCAGTGCCGTTGCTTGATGCCCGTGCGCTGGGTGATCCACTCATCGGACGTGTCCATGAGATGAGTGAGGTCGTCGTTGGTGACGACCCTCGGTGGGACGTAGCTTCCCACGCCCGTGATTCGCGAACGGAGTGCCATGCGATCTGCCTTCCCGGATGGTGCGGGCATGGTATCGCGCGATGTGAGACCGGTCAGGTCGACTTGCGGATGTCTGGGGCGCCGAGACGAACCGCGTCGGCCGTTCGGTCGTCGGGTTGGCGTTGTGAGTCTCGCTCGGCCTCGACCCGGGCGAGGTAGTAGGTCACCTCCCGCCGGCGGGTTTGCTCGTCCCAACCGAGTAGAGGTCCGATGAGTCGGGCGGCTTCTTCGGCGACATCGGTTCCACGGTCAGCGGTCTCGACAGAGATCCTGGTCCTTCGCGTGAGGACGTCGTCGAGATGCAGTGCGCCCTCGTGGGAGGCCGCGTAGACGATCTCGGCTCTCAGGTATCCGCCGGAGAGTGTGCGCCCCAGCGTCGGGTCGGCGTCGATCAGCCCGAAGATGTCCTCGATCATCGAGCCGTACCGGTGCAGGAGGTGTTCGACGGTCTCGAGGGAAAGGGATCGTCTCACGGCGATCTGCTCCCTTCGGTCCCACAGGTCCCGATACCCCTCGGCTCCTGCGAGAGCGAGGTCGTGTGTTGCGGATGGTGGCGTGTCCGAACCGAGGCTCTTCACGGTGGCGTCGACGGCATCCTTGGCCATGACCCGATAGGTCGTGTACTTGCCGCCTGCGACGGTGATGAGACCGGGGACGACCTCGGTAACCGCGTGCTCCCGGGTCAGCTTGGACGTCGAATCAGATTCGCCGTACAGCAGCGGTCGTAGGCCGGCGAAGACGCCTGCGACATCATCGTGACCGAGGGGCGGGTCGATGACCTTGTTGATGTGCTTGAGCAGGTACTCGATGTCCGTACTCGAAGCGGCGGGATGGGCGAGGTCCAGATCCCAATCGGTATCCGTCGTACCGATGATCCAGTGACGATCCCAGGGTATGACGAACAGGACGCTCTTCTCGGTCTTGGTGATCAGGCCTGTGTCTCCACGGATACGGTCTCTGGGTACGACCAGGTGGATGCCTTTGGAGGCGCGTACGTGGATCGCACCGCGACCCGCGAAGTCCTGGATCTTGTCGGTCCAGACGCCGGTGGCGTTGATGACGGTTCGGGCATTGATCGTGAAGGTCTCTCCACATTCGAGACAGCGGGTCTCCACTCCGGTGACCCGGTCACCGTCCCTGCGGAGTCCGGTGGCGATCATGCTGGGTGCGATGGCGGCACCGAGTCCTGCGGCGGTGCGGGCAACGGTCAGGACAAAGCGGGCGTCGTCCTCTTGAGCGTCCCAGTAGCGGATCGCGCCGACGAGGCCGTCTTTGCGTAGAGAGGGAAACAGCTCGATCGCACGTCTTCGGGAGAGTTGCCTGTGCCATGGGAGTGGGTTGACGCCTGCTCTGGCGAACAGGTCGTACATCGTGACTCCGGCTCCCACGTAGAGCCGCTCCCAGACACGATGGGTGAGTGGGTAGAGGAATGAGACCGGTCGGACCAGGTGTGGGGCGATGCGGTCCAGCAGGAGGCCACGCTCGTGCAGCGCTTCCCACACGAGACGAAAGTTGAGTTGTTCGAGGTAGCGGAGCCCTCCGTGGATGAGCTTGCTGGATCGGCTCGATGTTCCGGAAGCAAGGTCACGCTGTTCGATGAGGCCGACCGAGAGGCCACGTGATGCGGCGTCGAGCGCGGCGCCCGTCCCTGTGATCCCACCGCCGATGACCAGTACGTCGAATGTCTCGCTCCGTAGCCGATCGATGTCCCTGCGGCGCTGCATCGGACTGAGGGCGGATGTCATGGTCGAAGACTAGATGTGTTGTTCTTGGAGGTTGCCGACTGCTCGAAGTGACCCTCCCGGCTTCGCCGGCCACTTTCCCGGTCGTTTGCTCCCCCAGGAGACCCCCAGGGCCGACGCTCGGGGAGGTGCCCTCGAGGTTCGGGCTGAGGGCGGAGGGGGTGCTTGGGACGTGACCTCCTTGGGAACGGAGAAGGTTTTGGGAGGTGTTCCTCGGCGAGATGAAGGGGCGGGTTCTTTGGCCGGGTAGCCTAGGTTTGTGGTGTCGAGGGCGGAGGCAGTGCATGGAGGACCGAACGTTCATGATTCTTGGGGGGGCCGGTCTGGTCGGCTTTCAGGTGGCGCACCGTGTTGCAACCGACCTGCGTCCGGACCGGATCGTGCTCGTCTCGCTCTACGAAGAGGGAGTCGAGCAGGCCGTCGCCGACCTGCGTGCCCTGTTTCCAGAGGGTGAGACCGAATTCGTCGGCGAGTGGGGCGACATCTTTGCCCGGGAAGCGTTTGCTCAGCGCTCTCGGGGCGATCTGCTCGAAGATGAAGATGCCCGGGAGGGCATCTTCGCTGATCTTCTGGGTCCCGTCGACGAGGCGTTCGAACGTTCCCGGTTGGCTCATCTGATCGATGGGCATCGTCCCGACGTGATCGTCGATGCGATCAACACGGCGACCGCCATCAGCTATCAGGACGTGTATACGTCGGCCCGATGCGCCAAGCGAAGCGTGGATCGACTCCAGGAGGACCCTTCGTACCCGGGCGATGAAGTCGCTCACGATGTCGAGACGCTGATTCTCTCCCAGGCGGTTCCCCAGTTGATCCGCCATGTGATGATTCTGGACAGGGCGATGCGAAAGGCTGGGACACGCCTCTATCTCAAGATCGGCACGACGGGAACCGGTGGAATGGGATTGAACGTCCCCTACACGCATTCGGAAGACCGCCCTTCCGCGAAGCTGATGACCAAGGCGTCCGTTGCATTTGCCCATACCGGCCTGCTGTTCCTCATGGCTCGAACGGCCGGTGGGCCGATCGTCAAGGAGGTCAAACCTGCGGCAATGATCGGGTACGCGGACATTGACCACCGAACGATCTATGAGCGGGGTGAGCCCGTGCGTCGGTACGGCGCGCGTGTCGAGACACGCACCTTGCCCTGCGGGTGAGTCCCGACGAGTTCGAACGGGGGCCCGATCTGCAGCTTCCCGTGGTGGGCACAGGGGAGAACGGCGTGTTCACGAAGGGTGAATTCGAGGCGATCACCGCGCTGCGGCAGATGGAGTTCGTAACTCCAGAGGAGATTGCACAGATCTGCCTGCAAGAGATCGTCGGCGACAACACGGGCCACGATGTCATCGCGGCGATGGACGCCTCGGTCGTGGATCCGAGTTATCGGGCCGGTGTGCTGCGTGAGGACGCTCTCGTGAAACTGCGCAAGCTCGAAGAGGAGACCGGCACGCACAGCGTCGCGCTCGGCCAGCTCGGTCCGCCGGAGCTCTCCAAGTTGCTGTGGGAGGCCGAACTCCTGAAGCTCACCTATCGGACGTTGCCCGCCGTCCTGGCGGCGACAGCGGCGGAGATCGCGACAGCGGCGACGAGTCTGCTTGTGGAGCATCCCGACTTGCGAGACACGATCACTTCGCTCGGGCTGCCCATCATCACCAAGGACGGGAGCTCGTTGATCAGAGGTCCGCGTATCAGGATCCCAGAAGTCTCCGGTGAGACGGTCATCTCGCTGTCTCCCGAGGCGGTTGACCGCTGGGCCGCCAAAGGATGGGTCGATCTGAGACCGAAGAACTTCGCCGAGTGGCAGCGGAGGTTCCAGGCGATGCGGGACGCGCGTAGTGGAAGGGCACAGCGCGGGTCCGCCGGTGTTGTGCAAACTGCCTATGCGACCGAGAACATCACGATCGGCGCCGTCGTCGCCTGGGTGCTGACCAACGAGCTGGGCGGATTCAGGACGAAGTAGCCGAACGAGAGAGTGGGCCTCGGGGAGACCCACTCTCTCGGATGGTGGGCCGGCGTGTCAGCTGTTATTCGAGGACGAGCCGTCGCTGCGCTCATCCTCGCTGTCGTTGTTCTTGATCTCGGTCTTCGTCTGGAGTTGACCGTGGTCGAGTTCGGCTTCGAATTCGACGTTCTCGGACCCGTTGGTGAACTCGATCTTGATCTGATCGGCCTCGGTGCGAGTCTCGGTGATCTCCCATCCTGCGTTCGGGGTGGCATCCAGCAGTTCGAGACTTCCGCCCGAAACCTTGATCTGCACAGAACCGGCGGTACCGACGGTGTACGTCTTGGTCATGTCCACGGCCGGGGTCGTGTCCGTTGAGCCCTCGGTGGAGGAGTTCTCGGTGGAGGGGTGGTCGCTCGTTGAGTCCTCGGTGGAGGAGTTCTCGGTGGAGGGGTGGTCGCTTTCCCGAGTTTGATCGTCGTTGGCCACATCGTCGGCAGTCTCACGGGAGACCTTGACGTTGAGCGTTCCGTTCTCGAGCTCGGCCTCGAACTCGACTTCGAGAGATCCGTTCCGGAACTTCACATCGATGCCGTGTGGCTCAGTGCGCGTGCTCGAGACCTCGAAGCCGTCGTTAGGTGTTGCCGAGACCAGTTCGAGTCCTGTGTCACCGACCGCGATTTCGACCGTTCCGGCTTCGTCGACGGGGAAGATTCCGCCGGTGGGAGCCACCTGGCTCGGCTGGGGATCCGCACTCTCGAGGGAGTCGTCGGTGGAGTTGTCCGAACTCGACGACGTGGCCGTGGCCGAGCCGTCACCGGCTACGGACGATGTTGTTTCCTGAGAGTTGTCGTCGGCGGCTTCGGCCGTCGTTGACGTCGAGCCGTCAGCCGACGCGCTCGGGCTGTCGGTGGTGCTCACGGACGTTGCGGTGTCATTGGTGGATGCCGGTGCGGTTGCTGCGTAGGCAAGGCCTGCGATCAGCAGCACGGCGAGTGCGATCGATGAGATCACGGATACTCGCTTCAACATGCTTGTCCTCCTGGGATTGCTGGGTTGCATGAGGGCATGATCCTCGAGGCAACGCTATGGGGTCCTCTCGGGAGGGTTAGAGGTTGGATAAGGATCCAAAGGCCGGGCCGACAGTCGCGACCAACGTGAGCAGATCATGCTGTCCGCCGACCCCGTCATTCACGACGAGGGGCAGCGATGTATCGAGCGGGTTGTTGGGGCGGTTGTCGTCGACGCCGGGCCGTGGCGTCGACGGTTGGGAGGTTCGTATGTTGCTGTGGCGTTCCCCGGCCGCAAACACCCGGCGAGGGTGTCTCCGAGGGCGTCGGCTTTCACGATCACGTTACGGGTGTCGGCGGCATGCATCGTGCCAATGCCCTCCTGTTCCGGAAACCGTTCTCTTCGCAACCTCGTGTCCCTTGCCAGAAGGACCTTTGCGCGTACCGAACTTTCCCAACAGCACGACCCCTCGATGGTGGGATCTAGCATGACCGGAAACCGATGAGAACTGTCCCAATGCTTCTATTACCGGGCGGAGGGACGCTGCCCGAGGAGTACACCATGGACCAGCACGAGAACGGCCTGCAGCAGTGGCGGTGGAAGACGACAAGCCGTCGAGAACGATGGGCGACCGCCTGGGGTGTCGGTTGGCGACTGGGGGTCGTCGGGGCGGTGCTGGCAGGTGTCGTGGCGGCGGTGCTGTTGGCGGTTACCCTGCTCGTCTCTTTTCTGCCGGCCGTCTCCATCAACGGGCTCGGCGACACAGGCACCGACGGTGGTCGGGGCTTCGGAGCCCGCCTGTTCGCGTTCCTCCAGCCGCCCGATGCTTCAGGTCCCGGTAGGCTCTCCGCGGTCGTCAGCGGTGACTGTTTCGACACCACCCTCGCCGCCGGAGGGGCTCTCGACAGCTTCGAACAGAAACCATGCACCCAGCCGCACAGTTACGAGGTGTCCGGCGTGATCTCCACGGAGACCTTCCTGGCACATGACGAATTGGCCAACGAAGGCTACTGCCTGAGCATCGCCATCAGCTATCTGGGAAGGGCCCCGAACGCAGGCGATGGTCTCGAACCCGACTGGTTCCTCATCGATGCAGCCGATCCCAACGGACTCATCTGCGTCGTCCACAGCTACTCGCCCATCGATCACGCGGTGGCAGGCCAACTCTCCTCCTGACCGGGTCCCCCTGTCACGCGTCGGTCCGTAGCAGGCCCCTTCTTCCGGCACCCCACCGGCCGGTCACCCGCGCCCGCCCGCCCCTGCCACGTCGCTGAAGGCTGCCTGACACGCGTCGGAACCCCGGACATCCGCCGTTCCGGGCGCTGTCGCACCCCGGATGGGTCAAGACCCCGCCTCCGAGACCCTCGAGGGTCGGTCGGGCAGGGTTTTCGTGTGTCCAACCAGCCGGTTTCGGCCGGCTGGTATCTCGTGGGCCCGGAGGGAATCGAACCCTCGACCTTGGGATTAAAAGTCCCCTGCTCTGCCAACTGAGCTACAGGCCCGGGACTGCAAGATAACTCACGAGAAAACACGCGAGAAAACCAGCCGTCGCAAGCGGCCCACAGGATAGGGTCCTGACGGGGGAGGCGGCGCAATCGGCGTGTGGGAGAGGCCTGGCGGTTGATCTCCGTGCCGGCTTCTCCCCGGCTTTCGGGAACGGTTGGGTTGCCGGTAGCCCAGGGTGCATGACATGCCGGTTCTGCGCTCTTGCCACGAGTGCCCATCGGCAATCCCGACGGTCAAGCGGCCAGGCTGCGGTCCAGTAAGACTCGCAGCCGCTCGGCATAGGCCTGGTCCACAGGGGCGGCAGTCGCGCGGTTGAAGCGATGGCCGAGCTCGCCCATGAAATCGAGGCAGAAGAGCGCCGCATAGAAATCGAGCGCCGCACGTTGCTCCGCGTCAGGTCGAAGCAGCTCGGTCCAGCTGTCGGCATAACAAAGGCTATGGCCGTTGGCCGACAGCGCCATGCGAACCAGACCGAGCAGGAACAGCGGGTCGCCGAAACAGAGGTCGTCCACGTCAACGATTCCACTCAGGCGCGATTCCTCGACAATGACATTCCTGGTTGTGATGTCGTGCAGGAAGGGTGTGGGAGGCAGCCTTGCGAAATAGTCTGCGAGCCTGCCGGAAGCCGCTTCGACCCGGTCGCCGGGGAGATCGCCGAAGATGCCCGCGGCGCGAATGCGCTTCCGGCTGCGTTCGATGGAGGCGGCGACAGCCTGCCCCCAATCGGCATGGGGAAAGGGCCCTTCCAGGCGCGGCGTAAACCCATAGCCCTGCCCCTGCGGCAGATCACCCACGATCGCCTGTATGCCCGCCACGCGCCGCGCCAGGCTGCGTAGCGCGTCGGGCGACAAACCGTCGATCACAAGCCCCAGGTCGCAGCCCGGCAGTCGTTCCAGGATCATGAAGGGGAAGGGGTGGCGAGTCATGGTCGTGTCGGCGTACAGAACCTCCGGCAGCGGGACACCCAGCGGCCGTAGCTTGCCCGACCAATAGAGCGCATCCAGCGCCACGCCGACAGCCGTGCTCCTCGAGATCCGGACAACGACGCTGCCGCCTTGTGTCGATACGGCCTCAAAGACGAAGTGTCGGGCGCCGGTTGGGAAGCGTGCGACGCTGATGTCGCCATCGGGAAACACTTCCCTGGCCATGGCGGTCGCAGCGGCCTCATCGGGGTCTGTTGGCGAAGCGCTGATGACATCCTCTCCAGAACTCGTGTCGACGATGACACGCCAATGGGTTGCAGCCTAGGTCGCCCCCCGGTGGGACCGTGGTCGGCTGACACGGTGTGGGGCCTGCACGGTGATACGGGATCCGCCAGACGCGAATCCTCCTCGAACCCGACCAGAATCGCGAATCGACGCGCCGGTGAACAACCGCGAGAGAACCACCGTCGGCGACCAGCCGACCGATCTACGGATCGGCCGGCTCCGACTCACGCTCCTAGCGGCGGAGAGTTTCGACTGCGCCTTGGAGCCGACTGCCGTATTCGGGATCGGCGTTGCGGAAGTGTGACACCGCCCTCTCGACGATCTCGTCCTTGGAGACCTGCGAAAGGCTCCCTGCGATCGAATCGATGAGACGCTGTTGCGCGGCGGCGTCCATCAGGCGATACAGGGCTCCGGCCTGCTCGAAGTCGTCGGACTCGCGGTCATCCCACTCGTAGGTACCGGTCACGCCGCCTACGTCGATGCCTGCGTAGTGCGCCTCATCGCTTTGGATCGGGCCGTCGAAGCTGTTCGGCTCGTAGTTCTTCTGGCGGCCGGCGTTGTCGTCGAACCGCATGAACCCGTCCCGGCCGTAGTTGTCGGCGGTGGCGGCGTGAGGGCTGTTCACCGGGAGCCGGGTGTGGTTGACACCGAGGCGGTACCGGTGTGCGTCGCCGTAGGCGAACAGCCGACCTTGCAGCATCTTGTCGGGTGAAGGCCCGATACCGGGAACGAAGTTTCCCGGGTTGAATCCGCTCTGCTCCACCTGCGCAAAGTAGTTGTCCGGGTTGCGGTCGAGCACGAGCTTGCCCACCTCGATCAGCGGGTAGTCGGCGTGCAGCCACACTTTCGTCACGTCGAACGGGTTGACCCCGTATGTCTCGGCGTCCTCGAACGGCATGATCTGCACGTTGAGGGTCCAGGACGGGAAGTCACCATCGTCGATCGAGGTGATCAGGTCGGTGGTGTGCGATTCGGGGTTCTCTCCCGCCACCTGGGTTGCTTCGTCGTCGGTGAGGCATGCGATGCCCTGATCCGTCTTGAAGTGGTACTTGACCCACACGCCGTCCCCCGCTGCGTTCACCCACTGGAACGTGTGCGATCCGTACCCGTTCATGTGACGGTATGAAGCGGGGATCCCGCGATCGCCGAACAGCCAGGTGAACATGTGGGTCGCCTCGGGCGACAACCCGAAGAAATCCCAGACGTTGTCCGGCTCCTGCTTGTTCGTATAGGGATCGGCCTTCTGGGAGTGGATGAAGTCGGGAAACTTCAGAGCATCGTGGAGGAAGAAGATCGGCGTGTTGTTGCCGACGAGGTCGTAGTTGCCGTCCTTGGTGTAGAACTTGACGGCGAACCCTCGCGGGTCACGAACGGCCTCAGGCGCGCCGCGACCGCCGGCCACCGTGGAGAACCGGACGAGCACCTCCGTCTTCTTCCCGACCTCGGAAAGGAAATCGGCACGGGTCCATTGCGTGACATCCTGTGTGACCTCGAAGTGGCCGAACGCTCCCGAGCCGCGAGCGTGGACGACACGCTCGGGAATCCGCTCCCGATTGAAGCGGGCGAGCTTCTCGATCAGATGGTGGTCCTGTATCAGTACCGGACCGTCCGGCCCGGCGGTCTGAGAGTTCTGGTTGTCGGCGACCGGTGCGCCGGATTCTGTCGTGAGACGGCGAGGGGTCATGTGGATCTCCCTTTCTGGTTCGGACATCGGCTCGAGAGAATCGAAGCTTCGTCACCCCGGCAGGCCATCGGCCATGTCGCTGGAGCATCGACTTCACACACTAGGACGCTGTTGATCTAATGCCCGTGGCGGTCGCGATCATGAGCGTCTCGTGTCGGATTGCGCCACATACGGCAAGAGTTTGCTGCGAATCGTGAGTTGTCGGATGCGGCGGCGTCGTGTCGCCGGTGTGCGTTCTCGACCGATCGGATCGCTCAGGATTGCGTCTCGGAGTTGTGTCCACGGACGTCGTGTCAGCGGCCCGTTGAGGGTGCGTCCTTTGGGTGATCACCGCACTGGTCCCACAGGGGCGCGTAACCGGCCGTGTGAGGTCTGTGGTGACCAACGACAGGGTGGCCTGTGGGTGAAGAGCGAGCAGTTCGAGAGTGGCGGGAATGATGTGTTGCGCGAGATGGTGCGCAGTTTCGCCGGGGGCTTGATGTCAGTCGAGGCCAATGCGGTGTGTGACGCGCCTCATGCCTTCCAGGTTGTACACGGTGTTCTCTCAGGGCAAGGAATGCGCCGGTGTGTGAGAAGATGTCCCCGGTAAAGCAGCCGCCAGGGCTTCCGTCCGGCAGCGACGACACGGTGGGTCGGAGG
This sequence is a window from Actinomycetota bacterium. Protein-coding genes within it:
- a CDS encoding thiamine ABC transporter substrate-binding protein codes for the protein MRRTPEVRRLGGLVIALTLIVAACSPTGSAPKETSTTTSETTAQPGETTTQPTTTTTQPVEIVLLTHDAFAVSDNVLADFTSQTGINVKLLRSDDAGTMLNQTILTKDNPIADVMFGIDNTFLSRALSEGIFDPYESPGLATVPKALQLDPEHYVTPIDFGDVCINYDKAAFTGDVPVPTSLLDLTDPAYRDMLVVEDPATSSPGLAFLLATIAEFGEEGDYTWKDFWADLAANGVKVDSGWTEAYYSDFSAASDGIRPLVVSYASSPPAEVIFSETPLTSAPTGVITDGCFRQIEFAGILAGTEHPDAARKLIDFMLSKEFQEDIPLNMFVFPANSQAELPPEFIEFTTLPEHPESLDPALIEQNRERWIEEWTEILRK
- a CDS encoding cell wall-active antibiotics response protein gives rise to the protein MNGRAGRLILGLIILLIGLGWFFQAAGLIDHLAWDWILPAILIVVGLALIADAKGRRHGGLIALGVILTLILVAGGGRAVNVDTTTSAVGDRHERITSMTDLKDTSMFAGSLTLDLRDLDLPSGTTKIDISVFAGEIEIRVPSDATVEVNANTLFGEINAFGEQRSGVGVGLDKTSSGDSDRTLVLNVSAFAGQIGVSR
- a CDS encoding PspC domain-containing protein; the protein is MTTHEGSEPASAPKVLRRSANDKVIAGVAGGLGRYLGIDSVIIRIILLVLLVAGGSGFLIYLIGWVAMPMERPGDNVGPATGQASNATVLIGAALIVIGGFMILDRIVPSLGKFILPATVIIIGLAVIIGGRR
- a CDS encoding ketoacyl-ACP synthase III, with amino-acid sequence MALRSRITGVGSYVPPRVVTNDDLTHLMDTSDEWITQRTGIKQRHWVEGATTTSDLALQASDQALASAGIGPEDLDMIFFATISPDHFFPGSGVFLQRKLGISDIPAIDVRQQCTGFIYAASMADQYIRTGSARQVLVVGAEIHSKGLDISTEGRDVAVLFGDGAGAIVMEATDVQDPAVDAHVFSTHLHADGRFAEELWVEAPGMAVGGRMVTHEIIDQGLIYPKMNGRKVYVNAIKRMPEAIIETIEANGVALEDVDLFVFHQANLRINEAVAQRMGIPEEKVFNTIDRFANTTAATIPIGLHEAEKIGVLQPGMLVASASFGSGFTWASMLIRW
- a CDS encoding glycerol-3-phosphate dehydrogenase/oxidase, giving the protein MTSALSPMQRRRDIDRLRSETFDVLVIGGGITGTGAALDAASRGLSVGLIEQRDLASGTSSRSSKLIHGGLRYLEQLNFRLVWEALHERGLLLDRIAPHLVRPVSFLYPLTHRVWERLYVGAGVTMYDLFARAGVNPLPWHRQLSRRRAIELFPSLRKDGLVGAIRYWDAQEDDARFVLTVARTAAGLGAAIAPSMIATGLRRDGDRVTGVETRCLECGETFTINARTVINATGVWTDKIQDFAGRGAIHVRASKGIHLVVPRDRIRGDTGLITKTEKSVLFVIPWDRHWIIGTTDTDWDLDLAHPAASSTDIEYLLKHINKVIDPPLGHDDVAGVFAGLRPLLYGESDSTSKLTREHAVTEVVPGLITVAGGKYTTYRVMAKDAVDATVKSLGSDTPPSATHDLALAGAEGYRDLWDRREQIAVRRSLSLETVEHLLHRYGSMIEDIFGLIDADPTLGRTLSGGYLRAEIVYAASHEGALHLDDVLTRRTRISVETADRGTDVAEEAARLIGPLLGWDEQTRRREVTYYLARVEAERDSQRQPDDRTADAVRLGAPDIRKST
- a CDS encoding aminoglycoside phosphotransferase family protein, with translation MAREVFPDGDISVARFPTGARHFVFEAVSTQGGSVVVRISRSTAVGVALDALYWSGKLRPLGVPLPEVLYADTTMTRHPFPFMILERLPGCDLGLVIDGLSPDALRSLARRVAGIQAIVGDLPQGQGYGFTPRLEGPFPHADWGQAVAASIERSRKRIRAAGIFGDLPGDRVEAASGRLADYFARLPPTPFLHDITTRNVIVEESRLSGIVDVDDLCFGDPLFLLGLVRMALSANGHSLCYADSWTELLRPDAEQRAALDFYAALFCLDFMGELGHRFNRATAAPVDQAYAERLRVLLDRSLAA